One window from the genome of Rutidosis leptorrhynchoides isolate AG116_Rl617_1_P2 unplaced genomic scaffold, CSIRO_AGI_Rlap_v1 contig276, whole genome shotgun sequence encodes:
- the LOC139882495 gene encoding PHD finger protein ING1-like: protein MSSFDEFEANLESLPTILQKKYALLHDLDKSLQEIQRQNVNLCEQEIDDIKRGVRVGNFMPGTSLVRFSDDALDEQKHGVRIADEKVVLAVQAYDLVDTHAQQLDQYLKNLDEELRRERESAAANVQPPSSINDGVAKSGRGNEGGRGNRKKTRLVTAVATEAATSIPSGMELDLPVDPNEPTYCYCNQVNFGDMVACDNPECKVEWFHFACVGLKETPKGKWYCSDCAVLKNQRRGR, encoded by the exons ACTTGGAGTCTCTACCCACTATTCTGCAGAAGAAGTATGCATTGTTACATGACCTTGATAAAAGTCTACAAG AAATCCAAAGGCAGAATGTGAATCTTTGTGAGCAAGAAATCGATGATATTAAGAGGGGTGTTAGGGTGGGAAATTTCATGCCTGGTACTTCACTTGTGAGATTCTCGGATGATGCACTTGATGAGCAAAAGCATGGTGTCAGGATAGCTGATGAGAAGGTTGTGTTGGCTGTTCAGGCTTATGATTTG GTTGATACACATGCACAACAACTTGATCAATATCTGAAAAATTTAGACGAGGAACTTCGGCGTG AAAGAGAGAGTGCTGCTGCCAATGTGCAGCCTCCGTCAAGCATCAACGACGGAGTTGCAAAATCTGGCCGGGGTAATGAAGGTGGAAGAGGCAACCGTAAAAA AACACGTTTGGTAACAGCAGTTGCAACAGAAGCAGCAACTTCAATCCCATCTGGTATGGAGTTAGATTTGCCGGTGGACCCGAATGAACCAACATATTGTTATTGTAACCAAGTTAACTTCGGGGACATGGTTGCCTGTGATAACCCTGAG TGCAAAGTAGAATGGTTCCACTTTGCTTGTGTTGGTCTGAAAGAAACGCCGAAAGGGAAATGGTATTGCTCAGATTGTGCCGTGCTGAAGAATCAACGCAGGGGTAGATGA